Within Bradymonas sediminis, the genomic segment TGTCGGCGAGCCGGCGGTTGCGGGATGAGGACGAGGTTACGAATGAGGAGCCTAGCGCCGCCGACGGACAGATCGACTATAAAATCGAGGACTAAAATTCCTGGCTAAGCATATCGATATTCTCGGCCTGGCGCGTCCCACGGGTGGGGGCAAATTCGGTGGGCGCGCTGCCCTCGATAAAGGGGAAGTCGACGCCCGCCTCGCCCTCATGCGCGCGCAAACCGGTCTTCGGATCGATGCGATGCCACACCACGCGCGCCGGCGCATCTTGCGCCCAAATCGTCGGCTCCGGGGTGAAATAATGCGTATAAAAGCCCTCAAATACCGGCATGGCCACCGTCGCGCCGTGCTCGCCGGCGCCCAGCGCGCGCGTATTCGCGTCGCTCCCCACCCAGGCGACCGCCGTTAATTCCCCGTCGAAGCCCACGAACCACCCGTCGTATTTATTCGTGGTGCCGGTCTTTGCTCCAACCTGCCAATCGGCCGGCAGCTTATATGCGGTCCCGGCGGTCGCGACGCGGCGAAGCATATGGGTCACGATATAGGCGATCTGCGCCGAGATGCCGTATTGCGGCGAGGGGTTGGGCGTCGCCATGCGCGCGAGGCGAGCGGCGCTCGACCAATCGGCTGTCGCGAAGTCATCGCGGTCGATTACTGGATACCCATCGGCGTCATAAATGGTCGCGACCGCCGAGGTCTTGGTGGTGCGCCCGCGGCGCTGAAAAGCCGCGTAGACCTCGGCCAATTCTACCGGCCGCAGGCAACTCGCCCCGAGAGCGGCGCTGACGGTGGGCTCAATTGGGGAGGTGACGCCCAATTGCTTCGCCCGCGCGATGACACGCCCGATGCCCAGGTGATTCATCAGATGAACTGTGGGGATATTGCGGCTCTGGGCTAGCGCGTCGGCGAGCAGGATATAGCCGCGAAAGTCGCGGTCGGCGTTAGTGGGCTGCCAGATCTTCTCGCCGGCCGCCCCGCCCCGCCCCGACGGGCTCGCGCCGGGCAAATCGGAGAGCATCGTCGCCGGGGTCAGCCCCTGATTGATCGCCTCCGCGTACACGATCGGCTTAAAGACGCTGCCGGGTTGGCGACATGCCTGCTCGGCGCGCTGGAAAATACTGCGGTCCGCGTCCATCCCGCCGACCGACGCGATGAGGCCGCCGGTGCGCGAGTCGAGCGCGATAAACGCGCCCTCTTTTTCGGGCTCCTGCACCAGCAGCCACTTCGGAGGCGTGTCGGCGTTGACCTGCTGGCGCCGCACGAAGATCAGATCATCGACCGTCAAGATCGTGCGCAAATCGCGCAGCCGCGCGGGGCGTTTATAATGGCGAGGAAGTTCTGCGGGCGCCGCCCACCGAGCGTCTTCGAGCTTGAGGATTTGCTCGCCCCCGGCGGTCATCACGGCCGCGGAAGTCGCGTTGACCGAGGCGACACGTCCGAGAAGGAAGTCACCGCCGGGCGGCTGCGCCGCCAGTAACGGGTCGACCATCTCGGGCGCCGTGACGCGCCCCAGCGCGCTTCGATAACCTTGGCGACGGTCATGGGCCTGAAGCGCCTCGCGAAGCGACCGCCGGGCGTGGGCCTGCGCGCGGGGTTGATGCGCGACCACGACGCGATAGCCGCCCGATGCCCATGCGCTGTCGTCCGCATCGCTCGGCTTGGGCACAAGCTCATCGAGCGCGCGCACGCCTGTCTCGGCGGCATAGGGCATGCGCTGGGGCTGAATATTTTGGTAGCCTGCAAGCTCGATGGGGCGCGCGATCTCGGCGGCATGACGAGCGTCTGAGAGCAGCCCAAGCCTGTGCATTTTACCCAAAACCTGGTCTCGATTGTGGCGCGCGCGCTCAGGGTCCGTCACCGGGTTCATAAGACTCGGCGCGGGCAGCACACCCGCCAGGAGCGCCGCTTCTGCGACCTCAAGCTGTGAGGCCGGCTTGTCGAAATAGGTCCAGCTTGCCTGTGAGATGCCCACCGCGCCCTGCCCAAAAAAGACGCTATTGAGATAGACCTCGAGGATCTCGGATTTGCGGTAGGTCGCCTCGATACGCCGCGCCAGCAGCAGTTCATTAAACTTTCGCCGAAGCGTCTTCTCCGGCGACAAAAAGCGCTTGGCGACCTGCTGGGTAATCGTACTCGCGCCCTGCGTCGCCTGCCCCGTACGAAGATCGACGAGGGCCGCGCGAAGGATGGCGCTCAGGTTAAACGCCCGGTGCTCGAAGAACTCGGCGTCTTCGGCGGCGATAAATGCCGCGACCACTTCGGGGGGCAGATCGACGACTTCCACCGGCTTAGTGGAGGGCGACCCGGCGAGGCGCCACCCGTCGCGCGCGACGACCTGACTGGGCCGCGGCGGATGGAGCGTGGCTAAATCAGGGGAATCCGGGAGCCCGTCGGCGAGGGTCGCGAGCGCGAAAATCGCCACAAGCCAGGCGACCAGCGGCACCCAAATAAGCAAGACAAGGAGCAAGCGCAGCGGCATCAACCAATGGCCGCCCCACCTTTTTGAGACCCGAATTTTAGCGGTGACTTGGGAGACCGAATATTTGGGGCTTTGCTGTCGCATGGGAAACAAAGCCTATCAAAAGCCCATGGAGGCGCCGGCGCCGAGGCTCCAATCGTTGACCGATTCGTAAAGACCGTCCGGGGCGATCTGCCACATCCGACCGTAGCGCCCGAGCGCGTAAAATGGGCCCCACACCGACACCCGCGACTCGGCGGCGACCAGCGCGCCATCCAGGTCAAAGACGTCGCTAAACGCGTCGAAATATTGCTTATGAAAATACAGGCCGACTTGAATCTTCTCGGTCGGCCGAGCCGTTGCGCGCAGATGAAAGAGCTGATTCATCGGCCCCTCGTGGTCGGCCCACGCCGCGCTCAGGGTCAACTTATCCCGCACCCGAAGCCCAAGCGACCCATAAAAGCCCTGCGCTGCCTCGCCGGAAAGACTCGCGGCGACGCGAACCTTCGGCGCGGGCAATTGCTGGCCCCAACCGGCGAATTGAAGGCGCTCGATCTCGTAGACTGGGCCGATATAGGTCGGCAAAAAGCGCTCGCCGATGCGCCGGTACTCAAGCTTCGAGAAAACCTCGTAGGAATCGCTGAGCTTCGCGCTCAAAAACGCCCCCGCGAACACCCCGCTGCCGAGGCTCGTATGCTTAGCGAAGTCGGCGTAGGGGATGAGGCTAAATTGCTCACTGTCGACCAGCGCGACCTCCAGGTCGACGCCAATCAACGTGGTCGACTGCTCCCGCAGCACCACCGGATTTCGAGCATCATCGACGATAAGCGCATCATCCGCATCACTCGCCAATTCGGTCGGCGCCTGGATATCGGCGGCGACGCAAAAACCCACGCCGACGCGCGATAAGGCGCTGTCGGCGGCGACAAAAGCCCAGGGGTAGACGTAGGCGCGAGCGCCCATCACGCCGGGGTCGATGATGTTGTCGAGCAGCACCTCCGCGCCGCCGTAGAGCGTATTGAGCTCGCCGGCCGCGCCCATCTGGTAGTGGTCGGTGGTGATGACGTTGTGATAATCGCCGACGATCGTTCCGTGCCCCAGCGAGATGGGCCCTAATTCGCCGGCGTGCAGGTGCAGCGCGCCGCCCTTCTCCCCGTATTCAAGCGTCTTAAGCACCCGCAGAAAGTCACTGACTTCGTCCCAATCCTCGTCGCGAAAAACACTATCTTGCCTGGGTTCCGCGTCATAAACGCGCAAGCGAAGCGGGGCCTGCAGGCCGAGGCGAAGATCGGTTCGACAGGTGGGGTCGACGCCTTCATCACAGCCAAACTGCGGCATCTCGAAGGCGTATTCCAACTTTAGACGGAGCCCGAGAAAACCGTCGCCCCCGATGGAGTCGTAGCTCACCTCGGCGGCGACGCCACGCTGAACCCCGCGGTCGCCCCCCTCGGGCTCATCGCCGGCAAAAGCCGGCGCTTGGGCAACCAGGGTCGACGCGACCATCGCGCCCGCGATAATCGCGGGGCGAGGCCCCAAAGCGCTGAAGATTTGTCGAAATCCGCTCACAATAACAACTCGCTAGGCACTTCCCGATTACGGACGACCAATACTAAAATACTCGAAGCCAGCGTCCTTCATCGCCTTGGGCGCGTAGAGGTTTCGACCGTCGAAGATAACGGGCGCGTTCATCAGCGACTTCATACGCTTGAAGTCAGGGCTGCGGAACTGCGACCATTCGGTGAAAATGAAGAGAATATCGGCCCCCTCGAGCGCGACGTAATCATCCTCGAAGAACTCGATCGCATCCATATTGGTGTCGGTCGCTTTGAGATCGCGCTTGGCGTTCGCGATGGACTCCGGGTCGGTGGCTGCCACGGTCGCGCCCTCGGCGATAAAGCGGCGGATATTGATCAGCGCCGCGGACTCACGAACATCATCGGTCTTGGGCTTGAAGCTCAATCCCCACACGGCGATCTTTTTGCCTTCAAAGGAGCCGAGTTTCGCCTTTGCCGCGTGGTATAGGACAAGCTTCTGCTCACGGTTCACGTCACGCACCGCGTCGAGCAGCAAGGTCTGCGCCCCGCTGTCGCGCCCGAGGCTGGCGAGCGCGCGCACGTCTTTGGGGAAGCAACTTCCGCCGTAGCCCACGCCGGGATAAATGAAGTGCGGGCCGATGCGCTCATCCAGGCTCATACCGGTGCGCACATGCTCGATATCGGCGCCGACCTGGTCGCAGATATTAGCGATCTCGTTGATAAACGAGATCTTGGTGGCGAGCATGGCGTTGGATGCGTATTTCGTCATCTCGGAGCTACGCACGTCCATATAGACGATGCGCTCGCTGCGCCGGAAAAACGGTTTATAGAGCGAGCCGACCTTCTCGGCGGCCTCGCGATTTGCGCAGCCGATGACGACGCGGTCAGGCGATTGGAAGTCCTGAATCGCGCTGCCCTCTTTGAGGAACTCGGGGTTCGAGGCGACGTCGAAGTCTTCGTCGGACAGCTCACGGATGGTCGCCGCGACACGCTCACAGGTACCGACCGGCACGGTCGACTTGCACACGACGACCTTATAGCCGTTGAGGTTCGCGCCGATCTCTTTGGCGACGGCGATGACGTGCTGAAGGTCGGCCGAGCCGTCTTCATCGGGAGGCGTGCCGACCGCGATAAAGATCACGTCGGCTTCGCGCACCGCGTGCGCGGTGTCGGTGGTGAAGTGGATACGCCCGTCGGAAAGGTTACGAGCGACGATTTCGTCGAGCCCAGGCTCATAAATCGGAATGCCGCCATTATTGAGCAACTCCACCTTCGCGGCGTCGTTATCGGCGCAGATGACATCATTGCCCACATTTGCCAGACAGGCCCCCGTAACAAGCCCAACATACCCCGTACCAATTACCGCGACCTTCATTCATAACCTCCTAAAAATATGCTAGCAAATGAGCGACAGCACCTGCGCTGCCTGACTCCCTTCTTCGGGGCGAAAGGCTACGCGGAACCCGCCCAAGTATCAAGTCGTGCCCGGGGCAGAATCAAAAGCAAATATACCGGGCGACGCGCGCAAAATCGGGAACAAATTCGATGACTCAAATTCAGATATTTAAGAACCTTGTCGACGCCTCGGCCCATCTGAAGGCGCCGGTGGTCACCATCGGTAATTTCGACGGGGCCCACCGTGGACACCAGGCAGTATTTGAGCGGGTGCGCGCGCTCGCCGACGCGCGTGAGACCGAGGCGGTTGCGCTCACATTCACGCCACACCCGGTGCGCTTTTTTCGCCCGGAGATGCCGCCCTTCCGCCTGACGACAGACACCCAGAAGGCCCAGCTAATGGGACGCTACGGCCTCGACGCGGTGGTGCTGCTTCCCTTTGATCAAGCACTCGCCGGCCTGACCCCCAAAGAATTCGTTCAGACGGTGCTCCGAGACGGCCTCCACGCATGCCGTGTCGTGGTAGGCGAGGGTTTCGCGTTCGGAAAAGGTCGGGCGGGGCGAACCGACGACCTGATAAAATTATGCGCGCTCGAGAATATCGAGGTCGAGATTGCCACCGATATTGAACTCGGCGACGCCGAGATAAGTTCGACGCGCGTCCGCAAGGCCCTCGCCGCGGCCGATATCGCCGACGTGACCCGCATGCTCGGGCGTCCCTATCAGATCGAGGGGACCGTGGTTACCGGCGACCAGCGCGGCAGAGACCTTGGCTTCCCGACGGCAAATATTGACTCTCCAAACCCCCTGCTGCCGGCCAACGGCATCTATATTACAGAGCTCACCGTTGAGCGACTCGGGAAGCTGCGCTCGCTGACGAGCATCGGCACCCGACCTACTTTCAACGGCGAAGACGTACGCGTGGAGACTTTCGTGCTCGCCGGCCAGGCCGACCCGACCGACCTTGATCTCTACGGGGAGTTGGTCCAACTCGACTTTATCAAGCACCTGCGTAGCGAGGCGAAATTCGACTCCGCGGAGGCATTGGTAGAGCAGATGAACGATGATGTCATCCAGGCGCTCGCCTATTATCGGGATAAGGTGACGGACTGAGCGAGAACCTCAAACCGCTGCATCTAAAATGACAAAAGCACCGCCTCCCCTCTCGGGTCGTCGCGGTGCTTTTCTCTGGGTGCAACTAAGGCTTAAGGCACGGAGCCTCCCTCGGTTTAGAAAGCCGACTCGGGCACGAAGATGATGTCACCGGGGAGCAACCTCACGTTCGCGCGACGCCCCTCGACCACCTCCTGCATGGGGACACGAACCTGCACGTCGGCATCCTGCACCCGACGCGTAAGCTTCGTGCTGTTGGCGTTGGCGCGCGCTGTGACTCCGCCGGCGAGGGCGAAGGCGTCCACCAGCGTCAGATTCGAGCTATAGGGATAGCTCCCCGGCTTCTTAACCTCACCGAAGACGAAGACCTTCTTCGAGTTATACTCGACGACCGAGCAGGAGACGCTCGGATTGAGCAAATATCCGTTTGCCAATCCCTCGGTGACGGTGCGCTCAATCTCTCCGCAGGTCATCCCGCTGACGTAAATACGCCCGACGAATGGATAATTAACGGTCCCATCGGAGGAGACCGTAAAATCACCCGACAACTCTTTTTCATCATGGACGCGCAGGGAGAATTTATCACCAGGACCAAGCGAACCGGCAACAGGAGTGTTGCCGGTCGTCTGTTGCGCTACGAGGGCCTCGTAAGCCGGGTCAACGCGGTCCCCCGCGCAACCCATGAGTCCCCCGATAATAGCGACTATTAAAACGGCGAGCGATGCGGCCGAAACATATCTTTGATTCTTCAACTTAATATTTGGCCGTCATGCTAAAGGTGCCGAGGTGCTGGGTATAGCCGCGCAAGACCGAGATGGAGGGGTCTGAGGGGTCAACCGCCGCGATTGAATACTCGTTATCGGTCAGGTTCGTTGTGAGCGTATAATCAAGACCGAACTTCAACCAATTGGTCGCGTAGAAACCCGCGCCGGCGGTGCCGACGAGCAGAAGGTCATACAGGTCCGAGCCAAAGGTGGTCGTCGGCGCGGAGTAGTCGCGCGCCTCGAAGCGCCCGTTGAGATTAAAGGACAGGCGCTTGTCGAGGACGTTCTGCACGTACTCAGCGTAAACCTGGTGCGATGTATAATAGTTACCGATCGAGGCTTCGCCGAAGTCACGACGATAACCGGCGCCCACTTTATTGTTCAGGTCAAGCCGGCCGAAAGCATATGCCAGGGCAAAGGAGCCGATGACGCCGCTGAAGGTTTCGCCCGCGTCGTGGAACGACGCGCCGTAACCTGCCAAGGCCTGAACCGACAACCGTTCGGTCAACAGCCCCGACAACCCACCCTGCACGCGCAGCGGGTTATTATTATTGTTATTCAGCGTCGGATAGCCAACATCATCACGTGCGGGCACTCGTGCGGTTTCTGCCCAACGTACCAGGCGGAAATCAGCCATCGCCAACAAGGACGTCTTAGGCAGGAATTTCCAGTTGATGTCGAGATCAAAATTGTGAATGTCGCGGTCCAGCGTCTCAAGCGCCGGGGTATCGAAATCGTAGAGCTTCCAATGATAACCAAGGTCAAAGGAGAGCACGTCCCCGCCGGGACGAATCCCAATGACGCCACCCAGTTCGTTAGTGATCCAATTATAGGAATTCTCGCCGGTATAGGGCGACGGCTCGTTGCTGCGAACGATCGCCTCGTCGAGTTTGAGGCTCACGGTCCCCTTCGGGTTGATGATCGCGCTCAGATTACCATAAGCGCTTAACCCGCTCTGGCCGCCCACGTCGAAAGAGGCATCATCACCAACATCAAAGTATTGGTCCCAGCGCAGCCCGCCGTCCAAATCAAGCAGGAAGTTACGCTCACGCGGACTGGCGATCGCGACGGCCGGCTGAATCCCCATGACCGGCGCACCGGCGACGGTGGACGCCGTTTCGTCCTCGGCGGCGCGAAAGACGTTGGAGTTATAAGTCCCGGACAACCGCAACGAGGGGCTTAGTGTCCACCCCTGGTCTGAGTGTAAGGAGTCTCCAGCTTCGGCAAACGCCACCGAGCCGAAAGCTACCTGCGTCAAAAGAACGCCGGCAGCAAAAATGAACGGAGTTTTGGGGGAAATCATACTTAATTCCAAATCAGCGAAAGCTGCACATCAATATATAATTCAACAACAATCCCGCAGGGCGACACCCCTCCTAATTTAGGGGAGGGATCGCTTATTGGTACGGGGTCAGCTCTGGCAGGTCGGTGACGAGGAAAACGTCCGCCGGCTCGTCAAAGAAGTCGTCAACGGTGTCAGGGGTTTCCACGTTAATCTCGGTAGTACCGGTAAATCGCATCTCCTCACCGGTGCACAGAGCGGCTTCGCTCGCCAAGGTGCGAACCTTTTCACCGCCGACCGAGATAAGGGTGTAGTGATGCTTGGCCGCGCCGTCGTCCTTCGCGCTGACCGCACCGTTCAAACTGGTATAGCTTTGTTCCGCGACTTTCACGAAGCCCTTCATGGACGCAACCTTCTCGTTCACGCAGTTCACCCGAATGATATCCTCATCCTGGCTTCGCACGTTCTCGAGCATTTTATTGGTCTGCGCCAAGGTGCCACGCATTTGCTTGATCTTATCGGCCCCACGACTGAGCTTCTCCGCGTTAGACATCGCATCGATATTCTCATCCACCAACGAGACGTCGCCTGCGGCGATACCCTCGGAGGCGGCCGTATCTTGAGCCCAGACAGCTGTCGCGCCGACAAACTGCAGGGCCAGAACGAGCGAGGTATATTTGATCATTTTAGAAAATCGCATTTTATCTCCACCTTCGCGGGTCGCCAAAGTAACTAGAAACGATAGAGCCGACCCAAAAAATACTACTATTGCACCGCCCACCCTAGCCAATGATGCAGCGAACATCAAGAAGCTAGACGGCCGTGTTGGTAAAAACAGAGATTAAGTAAGGGGTATTCCACAAACCTTCGTGGAATACCCCTTCGGGAGGTGCTTATTTGGAACCCTGTAGGACGAATGTCTTGTTAAACATTACGTCGCCACCTTTGGGACGATCGAATCTCCAGGACTTAACCGCCCTTTCCGTACAGCTCTTAAAGCCGCCGCCGATCGACGTATTCGCTTTAACGCTGGTGGGTCGACCCGCTCGCCCGATCGTAACGGTGATGACGAGTCTGCCACCGGCGTTCGGGTTCGTCTTAAGGACACGCTCGAAGCAACTCTGAATCGCTTTGGCGTTTCGCTGAACGACCTTCGAGATACTATTGGCATCCAGGGTACCGGTACCAACGACGGGGTTCCCGTCTTTGATATCCATCTTCGCGGTAACCTTCTCTTCTTTCTTCGAACCGGTGTCCACGCCCTTCTCGGCCTTCTTGGTACCGCTACTTGCGCCCAGGTCACCGATGCTCGCGGTGGAACCAGAACCGTCAGCGTCCGAGGAACCGCCGCTGCGAAGACCACTCTTTTCATAGCCCGCGACGCCTTCTTTAACGCCTTTGGTGTCGGCGAAAGCTTCGTCCATGCCAACGTTTGCTGCACCGTCGACGAGGCTGTCTACGATCGAGGGTCCGTCTCCGTTCACCGATCCGAGCTTGCCGAGCATCGTGGAGTTACGAACTTCGTCCTCCATCCGTTTCTTCTCGGCCGCCTTCGCCGCCGCGATCTCTTCTGCGGTGGGCGCCGGCTTCTCTTCAGTCGAAGGCTTGGGATCCGCCTCGGTCTTCTTCGGCTCCGACTTCACGGGTGGCTTCGGGTCCGGTTTCTTCGCCTCTTTCGAGTCGTCGGGCTCTCCGTCGCCGTCCTCGGGCGTCTCGACCGCATCGGGCACGATTGGCTCTTCAGGCTCCGGCGCTTTCATCAATTCGACAAAGCGGTCGGGAATATTATGATTGAGCCCGTCGATCTGCTCGGGCCACTCATGCAACTGAAGGTAGGTAACGAACCCGATCTGCAATAACGCCGACAAGGCGATCATTGCGACCAGGTAATAATCCATCCCCCTGAACCAGCCACCACGCATCGATGCGGGCAACACGGGTCGTGCGATGGGAGGCGGAGGGGTCACGAACTGAAATAGGATCGTGACTTCGCCAATCTGGATTTTTCCGCGAGCGCGAGGCGTCAGCGCGACGCTATAACCCGTCGCGGTCTTAGTCGCCTTCCCCTGGCTGATCAACTCCTTAAGGGTGCGAACACCGTTACCGGTCGACACTCGACCGGTCATCTTGGAGTCAAAGCACAGGGTATAGGCGCCCGAAGCGGCTTCGAAAACCTGAAAGGATTTCGGCAAATTGGAGGCAGGTACGACAAGCTCGTTTTTCGAGATATCCGTACCAACGCGCACATTACTGGCTGCGCGAAATACCCGCTCTTCGAGGATCTTACCATTCTGAATAAGACCGATACGAAGCACTTTTTTGCCGGACTTATTGCTGCCGGATTTACTGGACATGAAGATTCCTTGCGCTTCGCCAGTACGTCAGAACGGGACAAAAAGAACCAAAGAGGCGCGATACTGGTCGACTCTTTGTGTCCCCTTTGTCCCGTAAATTCTCGATGGGTCTGTGGCGACACGTCCCAAGTATATTAAAAACCAAGTCCAAGTTCTGCTGCCTGGCCTTTGATTACCGCAAACTTAAACTTACTCAATTCAGCCTGACCCGCCGTATACATGACTTCGGTGATCAAGCGATAGGGCGTCGTCTCGTCAGCGACGATGGTCACGACGGGCTCGTGCTTCTTACCCAGAAGTTCGGCCAATCGTTTCGCCTTCTTATTCTCTTCGACAATTTTATCAAAGAGCGGTTGGATATGCAGACTCGCCTCGCCGCCCTTCTTCTGACTCTTGTCGACGTCTCCGTCTTTAATGTCGACGGCCTGGTCGCTATTCACGAGAATCGCTTTACGCGAAATCGTGATCGTCGTCATATCCTCGGCGCCCAACTGGGTGATACTGGTCGGGACCTGGAGGTCCGGGCCAGCGACCTTAATCGGAAGGTCACCGAAGTTCTTCATAAGGAACACGAGCATGATGACAAGAATATCCATGAAGGAGTTCATGCCCAGCGTCGCGCCACCTTCTTCAGAACGACCTTTTTTGTTCGCCTTGCGCTTGCGCTGCTCCTGAATCCACTTCTCTTCGTCTTGGTCGAAGCCTGTGATACCTGCCTTATCCACCATCTCTTATCTCCCATGCGCCGAGGCGCAATTACACTGCGAAAGCGCTTATTTTACTGAACAACCGAAAGGACCGGGTCGCTAAACAACGCAACCGGAGCGTTAGCTTCGACCTTAGCATCTGCGTCGAAGAACTCGGCGGTATCGGAATAGGAGTCTTTCTCACGAACGTAGCGAACTGCGTCCATCACCTGAACCAGCACCACATAAGGAATGCTAGCGTCGGCGGTGAGGTTAACAACCGTTTCCTTCGGATATTGCTTTTTGACTTTCACAAGCGTGTTATAAAGCTCACGGAAGTTATACGCAGACCAACCTTCGGCAAGCGCCTTCTCTCCGCCTTCTACATCGCCCTTGGCAAGCTGTGCGCGAGCCGTGTCAAACTTGGCAGCGACGTTGACTTCAGGGTTGGCCAGACAAATGGTCGGTCCAGGTTGCGGACAGCCTTCCATCGGGTCGAGTTGTGCCGAGCGTGCGGCAATCCGGAAGCCCTTCGCGTTAATCGCGATAGTAAGGTTAAGCGGCTCCTCTTCCTGCTCCGGGGGTGGCTCCGTCGAGGAACCAACCGAAAGCTTTGGAGCGGTGATATTAATTACGCCGACCTGGATGAAGACAACCGATAGCAGAAGCATCGGAATCAGAATAACAACCATATTCATGAAAGACAGAAGGTTGAGCTCTGGTACTTCGTCAGACGACTCGCGTTTGGAACGCGCCATAATTGCTCTCCTTGAATCGAACGGCACGGATACACGGTGCCCGTCGGTTTGCGAGGTGCCCCGCGGCTCTCTTGAGGAGCCGCGGAGCTGCCCATTTAGTCGCCCACTCTCACGGGCAATTCATGCGTGCTAGAATTACTGCGCACCTTTGCCGCGCGTGACCAGCATATTCTCAAGTTTGACGCTATAAAGGTCAATCTCGTCGAGAATTTTCTTGGTCATACCCGTGAGGATAAGGTGAGCGGTAAGCGTCGGGATTGCCACGATAAGACCGAAAGCGGTCGTACTCATAGCAAGCGCGATACCAGCCGAGAGCATCTGCTGCTGCATCGACGGGTCAGCCGACTCGAGAGCCTTGAAAGCGTCGATCAGACCGATAACGGTACCGAGAAGACCGAGGAGGGTCGCGATATTAGCGACCGCGGCCAGGGCCGGCGTACGCTTTTGAACCATCGGAACGACTTCAAGCGAAATCTCTTCCATAGCGTTCTGAATCTCGACCTCGCCTTTGTCGGCGCGGGTCAGGCCAGCTTTGATGACGCGCGGCAGGGCGCGGGTCGGAGCGGCGTTGCACAGCTTGATGGCGCGGTCGATATTGTCGGCCATGACAAGCTTTTGAATCTGCGCCATGAACGCTTGCGCGTTGATGTTGTACTTAAAGAAAAGAAAGATGAAGCGTTCAATCGCAATGCCGATCGCGATGATACTCGTTGCAAGGATGAGATACATCCAGATAGCACCATCGGCGCGGAATGCATTAGCAATGTCGTTCATGTCCTGTTACCTCTCCATGGGTAATTTGTGTCTAAAAACTCTGTGGGGCTTCGCTCGAAGCCCGAACATCTCCAATTGTCTTCTGCCGTTGCCTCGTGTGCTAAACGCTCTTTGAAATCCGCTCCCGAATCAGTCCAGGATTAAAGTTCCAAAACGAGGAGACGTTTCTATAGCACAAGGAATCAGACCGAGCAATGCGGCGTTCCTTTGGCGAGGCAACAACTGCCTCAGAACTCTTTCTCATCCACCGTCTTAATCAGCTCGGGGATGAAGGAAGGCTTCTCTTTAAAGGGTTCGTAATCAAGATTGGCCGGCTGCAAAATATAGAATGCCTCCGGCTTCTGGATGCGTCCCTTGATTACGGTCTCTTCCAGGTCGATGACGCCCTGCTGGGCGAACGCGGTCGAGGCAAATACCATGGAGCCAACCAAGAATATCCCGGTCAGTGCTGCACGCATTATAGTTGCCACGATTTTTCGATCTGGTCGCATATGATTCTCCAACGCAATCCTGTTGATTCTTGGCCATCTTAAGCGAGCGTATTGCCGAAGTACAGCAGTTTCTCGATTTGAATCGAAACACGCCGTATATCGGTGGTCGCGCTGCTTACTCCTCGAATGACTCACCGTCATCCTCAACGTCCGCGCCCTCATCATCGACCTGCATCTGCGCCTGACGCATCATC encodes:
- a CDS encoding penicillin-binding protein 1A, translated to MRQQSPKYSVSQVTAKIRVSKRWGGHWLMPLRLLLVLLIWVPLVAWLVAIFALATLADGLPDSPDLATLHPPRPSQVVARDGWRLAGSPSTKPVEVVDLPPEVVAAFIAAEDAEFFEHRAFNLSAILRAALVDLRTGQATQGASTITQQVAKRFLSPEKTLRRKFNELLLARRIEATYRKSEILEVYLNSVFFGQGAVGISQASWTYFDKPASQLEVAEAALLAGVLPAPSLMNPVTDPERARHNRDQVLGKMHRLGLLSDARHAAEIARPIELAGYQNIQPQRMPYAAETGVRALDELVPKPSDADDSAWASGGYRVVVAHQPRAQAHARRSLREALQAHDRRQGYRSALGRVTAPEMVDPLLAAQPPGGDFLLGRVASVNATSAAVMTAGGEQILKLEDARWAAPAELPRHYKRPARLRDLRTILTVDDLIFVRRQQVNADTPPKWLLVQEPEKEGAFIALDSRTGGLIASVGGMDADRSIFQRAEQACRQPGSVFKPIVYAEAINQGLTPATMLSDLPGASPSGRGGAAGEKIWQPTNADRDFRGYILLADALAQSRNIPTVHLMNHLGIGRVIARAKQLGVTSPIEPTVSAALGASCLRPVELAEVYAAFQRRGRTTKTSAVATIYDADGYPVIDRDDFATADWSSAARLARMATPNPSPQYGISAQIAYIVTHMLRRVATAGTAYKLPADWQVGAKTGTTNKYDGWFVGFDGELTAVAWVGSDANTRALGAGEHGATVAMPVFEGFYTHYFTPEPTIWAQDAPARVVWHRIDPKTGLRAHEGEAGVDFPFIEGSAPTEFAPTRGTRQAENIDMLSQEF
- a CDS encoding UDP-glucose dehydrogenase family protein is translated as MKVAVIGTGYVGLVTGACLANVGNDVICADNDAAKVELLNNGGIPIYEPGLDEIVARNLSDGRIHFTTDTAHAVREADVIFIAVGTPPDEDGSADLQHVIAVAKEIGANLNGYKVVVCKSTVPVGTCERVAATIRELSDEDFDVASNPEFLKEGSAIQDFQSPDRVVIGCANREAAEKVGSLYKPFFRRSERIVYMDVRSSEMTKYASNAMLATKISFINEIANICDQVGADIEHVRTGMSLDERIGPHFIYPGVGYGGSCFPKDVRALASLGRDSGAQTLLLDAVRDVNREQKLVLYHAAKAKLGSFEGKKIAVWGLSFKPKTDDVRESAALINIRRFIAEGATVAATDPESIANAKRDLKATDTNMDAIEFFEDDYVALEGADILFIFTEWSQFRSPDFKRMKSLMNAPVIFDGRNLYAPKAMKDAGFEYFSIGRP
- a CDS encoding bifunctional riboflavin kinase/FAD synthetase: MTQIQIFKNLVDASAHLKAPVVTIGNFDGAHRGHQAVFERVRALADARETEAVALTFTPHPVRFFRPEMPPFRLTTDTQKAQLMGRYGLDAVVLLPFDQALAGLTPKEFVQTVLRDGLHACRVVVGEGFAFGKGRAGRTDDLIKLCALENIEVEIATDIELGDAEISSTRVRKALAAADIADVTRMLGRPYQIEGTVVTGDQRGRDLGFPTANIDSPNPLLPANGIYITELTVERLGKLRSLTSIGTRPTFNGEDVRVETFVLAGQADPTDLDLYGELVQLDFIKHLRSEAKFDSAEALVEQMNDDVIQALAYYRDKVTD
- a CDS encoding polysaccharide biosynthesis/export family protein, with amino-acid sequence MGCAGDRVDPAYEALVAQQTTGNTPVAGSLGPGDKFSLRVHDEKELSGDFTVSSDGTVNYPFVGRIYVSGMTCGEIERTVTEGLANGYLLNPSVSCSVVEYNSKKVFVFGEVKKPGSYPYSSNLTLVDAFALAGGVTARANANSTKLTRRVQDADVQVRVPMQEVVEGRRANVRLLPGDIIFVPESAF